A genome region from Akkermansiaceae bacterium includes the following:
- a CDS encoding SGNH/GDSL hydrolase family protein — translation MIRIPTALLLSLSLGVFAKEAPLPAELSAYRLTPVPEASVALEKGDRLAICGDSITEQRMYSVLIETYLAACLPELGITCRQYGWSGEQAGGFLARMDNDVLRFKPTIATSCYGMNDFRYVPFDKAIAAEYERNQTRIAEKFKAAGTRYVIGSSGIIDSVPNWVKTATGTKQELNLSLSEFRNIALKVARNRGAGFADVYRPMLVADFHAKQHYGETFQVSGKDGVHPGWAGHAIMAYAFLRSLGVDGDLGTITYDDATGMASSTGGHEILSASDGRIGVRSHRLAFAPGPGAADSDASLRAGMALVPFDAQLNRFLLKITNPAAESYEVKWGGETKHYTAAQLRAGINLAAEFHENPFVAPFRKIQAAVTAKQGFETKQIKGLVHGKQGKADMEGTFERSERERAGFVEKLAAAIGPVEHGLSISRAGNR, via the coding sequence ATGATACGGATACCCACAGCCCTTCTCCTCTCCCTTTCGCTCGGCGTTTTCGCCAAGGAGGCACCGCTCCCTGCGGAACTTTCCGCATACAGGCTCACCCCCGTACCGGAAGCATCGGTCGCGTTGGAAAAGGGTGACCGCCTCGCCATCTGCGGGGACTCGATCACCGAGCAGAGGATGTATTCGGTGCTCATCGAGACATACCTCGCGGCGTGCCTGCCGGAGCTAGGCATCACCTGCCGCCAATATGGCTGGAGCGGGGAGCAGGCCGGAGGCTTCCTTGCCCGCATGGACAACGATGTGCTCCGTTTCAAGCCCACTATCGCCACCTCATGCTACGGGATGAACGATTTCCGCTACGTCCCCTTCGACAAGGCGATCGCTGCTGAGTATGAGCGCAACCAAACAAGGATCGCGGAAAAATTCAAGGCGGCGGGCACCCGCTACGTGATCGGCTCATCCGGCATCATCGACTCAGTGCCCAATTGGGTGAAGACCGCCACAGGCACCAAGCAGGAACTCAACCTCTCCCTCTCGGAATTCCGCAACATCGCCCTTAAGGTCGCCCGCAACCGGGGTGCCGGCTTTGCGGATGTCTATCGCCCCATGTTGGTCGCCGATTTCCATGCGAAGCAGCACTACGGGGAGACTTTCCAGGTGAGCGGCAAGGACGGTGTCCACCCCGGCTGGGCGGGGCACGCGATCATGGCCTACGCCTTCCTCAGGAGCCTCGGGGTGGATGGCGATCTCGGCACCATCACCTACGACGACGCCACCGGCATGGCCTCCTCCACCGGTGGCCATGAAATCCTCTCCGCATCCGACGGCAGGATCGGCGTCCGCAGCCACCGCCTTGCCTTCGCGCCCGGCCCCGGTGCCGCCGATAGCGACGCCTCGCTCCGCGCAGGAATGGCGCTGGTGCCCTTTGATGCGCAGCTGAACCGATTTCTCCTGAAAATCACGAATCCCGCAGCGGAAAGCTACGAGGTGAAATGGGGTGGGGAAACAAAGCATTACACCGCCGCGCAACTCCGGGCCGGCATCAACCTCGCCGCCGAGTTCCACGAGAATCCTTTCGTCGCCCCGTTCCGGAAAATCCAGGCTGCGGTGACCGCCAAGCAGGGCTTCGAGACAAAGCAGATCAAGGGACTCGTCCACGGCAAGCAGGGCAAAGCCGACATGGAAGGCACATTCGAGCGGAGCGAACGGGAAAGGGCCGGGTTCGTCGAGAAACTGGCGGCCGCCATCGGCCCGGTGGAACACGGATTGAGCATCTCACGCGCAGGCAACCGCTAG
- the lexA gene encoding repressor LexA: MAHNITSRQVEILDYLRKAQRETGIMPSTREIQHYFGFASQTAAMSHLRALEKKGVIQRLPGKARAVVFPEDLDREEICDIPIYGSIAAGFAEGAEQEQEGCISIDVASLGVARKKETFALRVRGESMIDAHICDGDTVILEKRTPRSGEVVAALIDGETTLKRFISKNGKTFLKAENPDFPDLIPVGELLVQGVMVALLRRAA, translated from the coding sequence ATGGCACACAACATAACATCCCGTCAGGTCGAGATCCTCGACTATCTCCGCAAGGCCCAGCGCGAAACCGGCATCATGCCGTCCACCCGGGAGATCCAGCATTACTTCGGCTTCGCGAGCCAGACTGCGGCGATGAGCCACCTGCGTGCGCTTGAGAAAAAGGGGGTGATCCAGCGCCTCCCGGGCAAGGCGCGCGCCGTCGTTTTCCCGGAAGACCTGGATCGCGAGGAAATCTGCGACATACCCATCTACGGCAGCATCGCCGCCGGCTTCGCCGAGGGTGCGGAGCAGGAACAGGAAGGCTGCATCTCCATTGACGTCGCCTCGCTCGGCGTGGCGCGCAAGAAGGAAACCTTCGCCCTGCGGGTGCGCGGCGAATCCATGATCGACGCACATATCTGTGACGGCGATACGGTGATCCTCGAAAAACGCACACCCCGCAGCGGTGAGGTCGTCGCCGCCCTCATCGATGGCGAGACGACGCTAAAGCGCTTCATTTCCAAGAACGGGAAAACATTTCTCAAGGCGGAGAACCCGGACTTCCCCGATCTCATCCCCGTCGGCGAGCTCCTGGTCCAGGGAGTGATGGTAGCTCTGCTACGCAGGGCTGCCTGA
- a CDS encoding nucleoside deaminase, with protein sequence MNEVPIIDLQSDAHFMQQAMREAHKAYAAGEVPVGAVVVHEGKIIGRAWNQVETLKDATAHAEMLALTAAQQALGDWRLEKCTLYVTKEPCPMCAGAIVHCRPDRVVFGCSDPKAGAAGGWINLLESNPPLNHRCDVTAGILGQESLALLQSFFREARQRNKMEES encoded by the coding sequence ATGAACGAGGTACCTATCATCGACCTGCAGAGCGACGCGCATTTCATGCAACAGGCGATGCGCGAGGCGCACAAGGCCTACGCCGCCGGCGAGGTGCCTGTCGGCGCGGTGGTGGTGCACGAAGGGAAAATCATCGGGCGCGCATGGAACCAGGTGGAAACCCTCAAGGACGCCACCGCCCATGCGGAAATGCTCGCCCTCACCGCCGCGCAGCAGGCGCTGGGCGATTGGCGGCTGGAGAAATGCACGCTCTATGTCACCAAGGAGCCCTGCCCGATGTGCGCGGGTGCCATCGTCCATTGCAGGCCGGACCGCGTGGTCTTCGGCTGCTCCGATCCAAAGGCTGGCGCTGCGGGCGGCTGGATCAATCTTTTGGAATCGAACCCGCCACTCAACCACCGCTGCGATGTCACCGCCGGAATCTTGGGTCAGGAGTCCCTTGCCCTGCTCCAATCCTTTTTCCGCGAGGCCCGTCAGAGGAACAAGATGGAGGAATCCTGA
- a CDS encoding FAD-dependent oxidoreductase yields MKYLIPISLLAAAQIHAATFLVEAEQFSDKGGWGIDTQFIESMGSPYLIAHGLGKPVPDATTEADVPEDGSYRVWVRTLDWTKRLGRPASAGRFKLSVNGAALANELGSGEPKWTWQLAGQTELKAGKAKLALQDLTGFNGRADAVLFSSDPSFSPPADATFEERTAWEIPGVPSGIEDAGNFDLVVVGGGYGGIGAAVSAARMGAKVALIQNRNVLGGNGSSEIRVWAMGNYPPSEYPLDEIIREIEDKASASPAPAEEFVDDKKEKVVRAEKNISLFLGHHAYGLDMADGKISAVKAVDIDAGKIKRISGKFFCDCTGHGFIAMWSGADTKFTEKGRMGMSNMWIWENQPEAVFFREQPWMYKFAADDFPYPKVRHGFGHAEWFWESGYDNHPVKELENTRDLNHLASFSAWNSIKNHGAYAERDEKKHANSALTWMAYIGGTRETVQILGDIILTGDDVRGKKDFPDATFKTTWSIDLHYPVEKYKDTIPGKPFIARAVHGPGVDKKVGYAVPYRTLYSRNIPNLFMAGRNISVERDALGTIRVMKTIGMMGVTVGRAAALATVRDCTPREIYEKHLDEVKTLWKMKGADRFETLAELEQSLDGQRKKP; encoded by the coding sequence ATGAAGTACCTTATCCCCATCAGCCTGCTTGCCGCCGCACAGATCCACGCGGCCACCTTCCTAGTCGAAGCCGAACAGTTTTCCGACAAGGGCGGGTGGGGGATAGATACCCAGTTCATCGAGTCCATGGGGTCTCCCTACCTCATCGCGCATGGCTTGGGGAAACCCGTGCCCGATGCCACCACCGAGGCCGATGTCCCGGAAGATGGGAGCTACCGTGTCTGGGTGCGGACCCTGGATTGGACGAAACGCCTTGGCCGCCCCGCCAGTGCCGGGCGTTTCAAGCTTTCGGTCAATGGTGCAGCCCTCGCGAACGAGCTCGGGAGCGGCGAGCCGAAATGGACATGGCAGCTCGCTGGCCAGACCGAGCTCAAGGCCGGAAAAGCCAAGCTTGCGCTCCAGGATCTCACTGGCTTCAACGGCCGCGCCGATGCCGTTCTTTTCTCCAGCGATCCCTCTTTCTCCCCCCCTGCTGACGCAACGTTTGAGGAGCGCACCGCCTGGGAAATCCCTGGAGTTCCAAGCGGGATCGAGGATGCCGGGAATTTCGATCTCGTCGTTGTCGGTGGCGGCTACGGTGGCATCGGCGCGGCGGTTTCCGCAGCCCGCATGGGAGCGAAGGTCGCCCTGATCCAGAACCGTAATGTGCTCGGCGGCAACGGTTCGTCCGAAATCCGCGTCTGGGCGATGGGGAACTATCCGCCCAGCGAATATCCGCTCGACGAGATCATCCGAGAGATCGAGGACAAGGCCTCCGCCTCGCCCGCCCCAGCCGAGGAGTTCGTCGATGACAAGAAGGAGAAAGTCGTCCGCGCCGAGAAAAACATCAGCCTCTTCCTCGGCCACCACGCCTACGGACTCGACATGGCGGATGGGAAAATTTCCGCCGTCAAGGCCGTCGATATCGACGCCGGGAAGATCAAGCGCATCAGCGGGAAATTCTTCTGCGACTGCACCGGACACGGTTTCATCGCGATGTGGTCCGGCGCGGACACGAAGTTCACCGAGAAGGGCCGCATGGGCATGAGCAACATGTGGATCTGGGAAAACCAGCCGGAGGCTGTTTTCTTCCGGGAACAGCCGTGGATGTACAAATTCGCCGCCGATGATTTCCCCTACCCGAAGGTGCGCCACGGCTTCGGCCACGCCGAATGGTTCTGGGAGAGCGGCTACGACAACCATCCCGTCAAGGAGCTCGAGAACACCCGCGACCTCAACCACCTCGCCTCCTTCAGCGCATGGAATTCCATCAAGAACCACGGTGCCTACGCCGAGCGTGATGAAAAGAAACACGCCAACTCCGCCCTCACCTGGATGGCATACATTGGCGGCACCCGCGAGACCGTCCAGATCCTCGGCGATATCATCCTGACCGGAGACGACGTTCGAGGGAAAAAGGATTTCCCGGATGCGACTTTCAAGACCACCTGGTCCATCGACCTCCACTACCCGGTGGAAAAATACAAGGATACCATCCCCGGCAAGCCATTCATCGCCCGCGCCGTCCACGGCCCCGGGGTGGACAAGAAGGTCGGCTACGCCGTGCCCTACCGCACCCTCTACTCCCGCAACATCCCCAACCTCTTCATGGCCGGGCGCAACATCAGCGTGGAGCGCGATGCCCTAGGCACAATACGCGTGATGAAGACCATCGGCATGATGGGTGTCACCGTCGGGCGTGCCGCCGCACTCGCCACAGTCCGCGATTGCACCCCGCGCGAGATCTATGAGAAACACCTCGACGAGGTGAAAACGCTCTGGAAAATGAAGGGAGCCGACCGATTCGAGACACTCGCTGAGTTGGAACAATCCCTCGATGGACAACGCAAGAAGCCGTAA
- a CDS encoding 4Fe-4S binding protein, whose translation MDNARSRKPQVARRIRRWGLGAYRLALILAALACLRISPRETGDLDPARILAEAKAVLPAAESVGEPSEGLHPLLGKDGEPAGWATSTLPQAEEIIGYSGTSELLVIFDPDRRVKAVRFLSSQDTDGHVAKVRGSADFWSQWSGKPEAMLGERAAPLIVSGATLTSEAMARGVAARFGAKGMDQWFPESLRLADVEKWFPGADAITDGGYPGSFSVRKGAEDLGSVLRSSRMGVSARGFNGTSDVIVALDREGGKVLGIGLLGSRDNEPYVGDVGEEVKYADGFAGKNIADILAEDPRESPSLFTSGASYTNSAVVASVSEMLRRHIADGASRGFPWKSSLALAWIALGVGLAFHESGKRRNIRTAYAAVSVVAGLGLGWMVSQDQIIGWGANGLGLRNALPLLVLTAVALLVPAFTGKNVYCSHICPHGAAQTLAGRFVKKRFHLPPKLHAILVRVPWLTLLVIWALAFLASGVPFAYFEPFETWSSGYVAFVPAAILTLGILSAFFLPQGYCHYGCPTGALLKFLTHSPSAWTRRDTIATLLIATALLWNVL comes from the coding sequence ATGGACAACGCAAGAAGCCGTAAGCCACAGGTCGCCCGCCGCATCCGGCGCTGGGGGCTCGGCGCATACCGGCTCGCCCTCATCCTCGCCGCCCTTGCCTGCCTCCGCATCTCGCCCCGCGAAACGGGTGACCTCGATCCCGCGCGCATCCTCGCGGAAGCGAAAGCCGTCCTGCCTGCGGCCGAATCCGTCGGCGAACCCTCCGAAGGCCTCCACCCACTGTTGGGAAAGGACGGGGAACCCGCCGGCTGGGCCACCTCCACCCTCCCGCAGGCGGAGGAAATCATCGGATATTCCGGCACCTCAGAACTGCTCGTCATCTTCGATCCCGATCGCAGGGTGAAAGCCGTCCGTTTTCTCTCCAGCCAGGACACCGACGGCCACGTCGCGAAAGTCCGCGGGAGCGCCGACTTCTGGTCGCAGTGGAGCGGGAAGCCGGAGGCAATGCTCGGCGAGCGTGCCGCCCCGCTCATCGTCTCCGGTGCAACGCTTACCAGCGAGGCCATGGCACGCGGGGTCGCGGCACGCTTCGGCGCGAAGGGCATGGACCAATGGTTCCCCGAGTCGCTCAGGCTTGCCGATGTGGAAAAATGGTTTCCCGGGGCGGATGCGATCACGGATGGCGGCTACCCGGGCAGTTTCTCTGTTAGGAAAGGTGCCGAAGACCTCGGCAGCGTCCTACGCAGCAGCCGCATGGGTGTTTCGGCGCGCGGTTTCAACGGCACTTCCGATGTCATCGTCGCCCTCGATCGCGAGGGAGGGAAAGTCCTCGGCATCGGCCTGCTCGGCAGCCGCGACAACGAGCCTTACGTCGGCGATGTCGGCGAGGAGGTGAAATACGCCGACGGATTCGCCGGGAAAAACATCGCGGATATCCTCGCCGAAGACCCGCGCGAATCGCCCTCGCTTTTCACCAGCGGCGCCAGCTACACGAACAGCGCGGTGGTCGCCAGTGTCAGCGAAATGCTGCGCCGCCACATCGCCGATGGGGCGTCCCGCGGCTTCCCATGGAAAAGCTCGCTCGCCCTCGCATGGATCGCGCTCGGCGTCGGTTTGGCGTTTCACGAGAGCGGGAAACGCCGGAATATCCGCACCGCATACGCTGCGGTTTCCGTTGTCGCCGGCCTCGGCCTCGGCTGGATGGTCAGCCAAGACCAGATCATCGGCTGGGGGGCGAACGGCCTCGGCCTCCGCAACGCGTTGCCGCTCCTCGTCCTGACAGCCGTTGCTCTCCTCGTTCCCGCTTTCACCGGGAAAAACGTCTATTGCAGCCACATCTGCCCTCACGGAGCCGCCCAGACCCTTGCCGGGCGGTTCGTGAAGAAGCGCTTCCACCTCCCGCCCAAGCTCCATGCAATCCTCGTGCGCGTCCCCTGGCTTACACTGCTGGTCATCTGGGCGCTTGCTTTCCTAGCCAGCGGCGTGCCCTTCGCCTACTTTGAGCCTTTCGAGACATGGAGCAGCGGCTATGTCGCCTTCGTCCCCGCCGCCATCCTGACCCTCGGCATCCTCTCCGCCTTCTTCCTCCCGCAAGGCTACTGCCACTACGGATGCCCGACCGGTGCGCTCCTGAAATTCCTCACCCATTCCCCATCCGCATGGACGCGCCGCGATACCATCGCCACCTTGCTCATCGCCACCGCTCTCCTCTGGAATGTTCTCTAA
- a CDS encoding FAD:protein FMN transferase: protein MASCGGDKEPPVLTGEAMGTTWKLAWRGDCKADLAAEVPAVLGKWENVLSQWREDSDLSRHNRGEHATPELRRVIALAEEIHDASAGAFDYRMLRETNVAGFGPAGDGMDLSGIGKGFAVDRVGERLRELGVNDFVFELGGEILAGDGEWEVAIEAPDPASRKALRTVKLNNRALATSGNYRQFQPAPGGLAGHILDPRNRKPLVRPPSSVTVIAADCATADAWATALFVLGREIADPPSLEVQWNEPD, encoded by the coding sequence TTGGCTTCGTGCGGTGGGGACAAGGAGCCGCCCGTCCTCACCGGCGAGGCCATGGGCACCACCTGGAAGCTGGCATGGCGGGGCGATTGCAAAGCCGATCTCGCCGCCGAAGTTCCGGCTGTCCTGGGGAAATGGGAAAACGTCCTCAGCCAGTGGCGCGAAGATTCCGACCTCTCCCGCCACAATCGCGGCGAGCATGCCACGCCCGAACTCCGGCGTGTCATCGCCCTCGCCGAGGAAATCCACGATGCCAGCGCCGGTGCTTTCGACTACCGCATGCTCAGGGAAACCAACGTGGCGGGCTTCGGCCCGGCTGGCGACGGGATGGATCTTTCCGGCATCGGCAAAGGATTCGCGGTGGACAGGGTGGGGGAGCGGTTGCGCGAACTGGGCGTCAACGATTTCGTATTCGAGCTGGGCGGCGAAATCCTCGCCGGAGACGGCGAATGGGAGGTCGCCATCGAAGCCCCCGACCCCGCCAGCCGCAAGGCGCTCCGCACCGTGAAGCTGAACAACCGAGCCCTCGCCACCAGCGGCAACTACCGGCAGTTCCAGCCCGCCCCCGGCGGCCTTGCAGGGCACATCCTCGATCCCCGCAACCGCAAGCCCCTCGTCCGCCCTCCCTCATCCGTCACCGTCATCGCCGCCGACTGCGCCACCGCCGACGCCTGGGCCACCGCCCTGTTCGTCCTCGGCAGGGAAATCGCAGATCCCCCGAGCCTCGAAGTGCAATGGAATGAGCCGGATTGA
- a CDS encoding transglutaminase domain-containing protein, whose protein sequence is MEKTVQPPPRLLLGAALLFWGAMTGRPLMGLIVALIVEGANWIRFRWDFNTTACSRAWRISIALTAITGVLIWLDGDRYTALPKLITWFPLLFLPLQFVQSYGLSDRIPLNSLSFFAHLHRERNRRLGLGDSVIHFNFGNPYFVTAAIAASLGTYAQQAAFLPGLIILGGWLVFSRVKARPFALAAIIVIAGLLGLGGQLGMERLYRWATDRDMPGGYPRTDPTVSRTSIGSLGRIKQSPDMLWRLTPLNDNAPPRLLRLASYNSYKRISWQNELPDELLETLEEDGNDFRNLPTLELEPGIPHFLMREKMTGTDILKSMPSFRLRGASQSEAPIPLPGSASSLLHFELDDIEINPLGTVRVFPKRSIIDGTVRWGDRIAPESPPWPKQDLAVNSKEIDAIRQTADALGLRELPTTAAKTARIRKWFEEEFTYTRYLTIGPARMAKPTAITIFLTNGKRGHCEYFATAATLLLREAGVPARYCVGYAVMEKDNDRGEFVIRGTHGHAWTRVWDAETAAWTDFDPTPPGWLAMETSRESGSMWLADAFQRFQEDFFLWRNRPANRLGATIVMWLLGGGVLSFIVRRLWRSKLLVGGNAPARAAAGARTPLHDLEKQARRILGPRPPGVTFAHWLSRLAGLGLPAADLEEAIRLHQRLRFDPTPPPAAAQSRLQALAAALAPTLKRAKRRSHKAQSQQGHA, encoded by the coding sequence ATGGAAAAAACCGTCCAGCCCCCGCCCAGGCTCCTGCTCGGCGCAGCCCTCCTTTTCTGGGGTGCCATGACAGGCCGCCCGCTCATGGGCCTCATCGTCGCGCTCATCGTCGAGGGTGCGAACTGGATCCGTTTCCGCTGGGATTTCAACACCACCGCCTGCTCACGCGCATGGCGCATCAGCATCGCCCTCACCGCCATCACAGGCGTGCTCATCTGGCTGGATGGGGATCGCTACACCGCCCTGCCAAAACTCATCACCTGGTTTCCCCTGCTGTTCCTGCCCCTACAGTTCGTCCAGAGCTACGGACTGAGCGACCGCATCCCGCTCAACAGCCTTTCTTTCTTCGCCCACCTCCACCGCGAGCGCAACCGCCGCCTCGGCCTCGGTGATTCCGTTATCCACTTCAACTTCGGGAACCCTTACTTCGTCACCGCCGCCATCGCCGCCAGCCTCGGCACCTACGCCCAGCAAGCCGCCTTCCTCCCCGGACTCATCATCCTCGGCGGCTGGCTGGTCTTCTCCCGCGTGAAAGCCCGCCCCTTCGCCCTCGCCGCCATCATCGTCATCGCGGGGCTGCTCGGCCTTGGCGGCCAGCTCGGCATGGAAAGGCTCTACCGCTGGGCCACCGACAGGGACATGCCCGGCGGCTACCCTCGCACCGACCCCACCGTCAGCAGGACCAGCATCGGTTCGCTCGGCCGCATCAAGCAATCCCCGGACATGCTATGGCGCCTGACGCCCCTGAACGACAACGCCCCTCCCCGGCTGCTGCGCCTCGCCAGCTACAACAGCTACAAGCGCATCTCATGGCAGAACGAACTGCCTGACGAACTCCTCGAAACCCTTGAGGAGGACGGCAACGATTTCCGCAACCTCCCGACCCTGGAGCTTGAGCCCGGCATCCCCCATTTCCTCATGCGCGAGAAAATGACCGGCACGGATATCCTGAAATCGATGCCCTCCTTCCGTCTGCGGGGCGCCTCGCAGTCGGAAGCCCCCATCCCCCTTCCCGGCAGCGCATCCAGCCTCCTGCACTTCGAGCTGGACGACATCGAGATCAACCCGCTCGGCACCGTCCGCGTATTCCCCAAGCGTTCCATCATCGACGGCACCGTCCGCTGGGGTGACAGGATCGCCCCGGAAAGCCCGCCCTGGCCGAAGCAAGATCTCGCGGTAAACAGCAAGGAGATCGATGCGATACGGCAAACGGCCGACGCCCTCGGCCTACGCGAGCTGCCCACCACCGCCGCGAAAACCGCGCGCATCCGCAAATGGTTTGAGGAAGAGTTCACCTACACCCGCTACCTCACGATTGGCCCGGCTCGCATGGCCAAGCCGACCGCCATCACCATTTTCCTCACCAACGGCAAGCGCGGCCACTGCGAATACTTCGCCACCGCCGCCACCCTGCTGCTCCGCGAGGCGGGAGTGCCGGCCCGCTACTGCGTCGGCTATGCGGTCATGGAAAAGGACAACGACCGCGGCGAATTCGTGATCCGCGGCACCCACGGCCATGCATGGACCCGCGTCTGGGACGCGGAAACAGCCGCCTGGACGGACTTCGACCCCACGCCTCCCGGCTGGCTTGCCATGGAGACAAGCCGCGAATCCGGCTCGATGTGGCTCGCCGATGCCTTCCAGCGCTTCCAGGAGGATTTTTTCCTCTGGCGCAACCGTCCCGCGAACCGCCTCGGAGCCACCATCGTCATGTGGCTGTTAGGCGGCGGGGTGCTCTCATTCATCGTCCGCAGGCTCTGGCGCTCCAAGCTCCTCGTCGGCGGCAATGCCCCGGCCCGGGCCGCCGCAGGTGCCCGCACTCCGCTACATGACCTTGAAAAACAGGCGCGCCGCATCCTTGGCCCGCGCCCCCCCGGCGTCACCTTCGCCCACTGGCTGAGCCGCCTCGCCGGGCTCGGCCTGCCCGCTGCGGATCTCGAGGAGGCGATCCGCCTCCATCAGCGCCTCAGATTCGATCCCACGCCCCCGCCCGCTGCCGCCCAAAGCCGCCTGCAAGCCCTTGCCGCCGCCCTCGCCCCCACCCTGAAACGCGCAAAACGCCGGAGTCACAAAGCCCAATCGCAGCAAGGGCATGCATGA
- a CDS encoding DUF58 domain-containing protein has product MSARFRILHLFYHRGAALQHWFGRRIRPAGAGAMVIVSIGSFMSVGQPRNSIFQIFCFSLGMVAISLVWVLFRRAKLSASLDLPRHATAGEPLRYTVRLENTGRRTLRGAKLGQTGPDPRPGLREFAAVSEPGEHERNLFDRTMVYYRWQWLMARKAGFRATESEETLELAPGERRKVAMHLTPIRRGIIPMGDLRALLPDPLGFFQKCRSIETKPARLVVLPKRHRLPQFVMPGSAAFRIGGEETSNAIGSAGEFVGLRDYRPGDPLRQIHWKSWAHTGRPMVKELEDNFFPRYALVLDTFAGSPDESVFEEMVSVAASFIVGLDRSESLLDLMFIAGEAHTVTAGRGMERAEKLLEVLAGVGMEDDEHLDLLAASVIRHREKMTSCLIILNGWDGHRSEFLGKLIKAGIPCVPLVVGNGPSPPGVIGHWLENGHVARDLMHLPAGLSAAT; this is encoded by the coding sequence ATGAGCGCCCGCTTCCGCATCCTGCACCTTTTCTACCATCGCGGCGCGGCCTTGCAGCATTGGTTCGGAAGGCGCATCCGCCCCGCCGGTGCGGGCGCGATGGTCATCGTCTCCATCGGCAGCTTCATGAGCGTGGGCCAGCCGCGGAATTCCATTTTCCAGATCTTCTGTTTCTCCCTCGGCATGGTCGCCATCAGCCTGGTGTGGGTGCTTTTCCGCAGGGCCAAGCTTTCCGCCAGCCTCGATCTCCCGCGCCACGCCACCGCCGGCGAGCCGCTGCGCTACACGGTGCGCCTTGAAAACACCGGCAGGCGCACCCTGCGCGGGGCTAAGCTCGGGCAAACAGGCCCGGATCCGCGTCCGGGGCTGCGTGAGTTCGCAGCCGTCAGCGAGCCCGGCGAGCACGAGCGCAACCTCTTTGACCGCACCATGGTCTATTACCGCTGGCAGTGGCTGATGGCGCGCAAGGCCGGCTTCCGCGCGACCGAATCGGAGGAAACCCTGGAGCTGGCACCGGGCGAGCGGCGCAAGGTCGCGATGCACCTCACCCCCATCCGGCGCGGCATCATCCCCATGGGCGATCTGCGCGCACTGCTTCCCGATCCGCTCGGATTTTTCCAGAAATGCCGTAGCATAGAGACAAAGCCGGCTCGCCTCGTCGTCCTGCCAAAACGCCACCGCCTGCCCCAGTTCGTCATGCCCGGCTCCGCCGCGTTCCGCATCGGCGGCGAGGAGACCAGCAACGCGATCGGCAGCGCGGGCGAGTTCGTCGGCCTGCGCGATTACCGTCCCGGCGATCCGTTGCGGCAGATCCATTGGAAAAGCTGGGCGCACACCGGCCGCCCCATGGTCAAGGAGCTGGAGGACAATTTCTTCCCCCGCTACGCCTTGGTTCTGGATACATTCGCAGGGTCTCCGGATGAGAGCGTGTTTGAGGAAATGGTCTCGGTCGCCGCTTCCTTCATCGTCGGACTGGACAGGAGCGAATCGCTGTTAGACCTGATGTTCATCGCCGGCGAGGCACATACCGTCACCGCCGGGCGCGGCATGGAGCGCGCGGAAAAACTCCTTGAGGTGCTGGCGGGTGTCGGCATGGAGGACGATGAGCACCTCGATCTGCTTGCCGCCAGCGTCATCCGCCACCGCGAGAAAATGACCTCCTGCCTGATCATCCTCAACGGCTGGGACGGCCACCGCTCGGAGTTCCTCGGGAAGCTCATCAAGGCCGGCATACCCTGCGTGCCTCTCGTCGTCGGCAACGGCCCGTCGCCCCCGGGTGTCATCGGGCACTGGCTGGAGAACGGGCACGTCGCCCGGGATCTCATGCACTTGCCTGCGGGGCTTTCCGCTGCGACATAG